A region from the Bacteroidota bacterium genome encodes:
- a CDS encoding PKD domain-containing protein, translating into MFVANGYSTTRNWPSVLQRKLNRYFNNTQVIEVINTYESGTPIAKWIDLDAQARDNKWRKTLQPALASEPDFPVILLAQQSLQWVFGEDRLEGITSSTDQRRIDQGADAIALYNQFAQEDGADLVFMATHIYKKVQEPQIENEKYALEEALGRNLPNFYEGPDVWTPTFENFAVAFARDEIHPGPIGDEIIAHFWMRRLLEFDGKTLPGWSRREMEDAIMNGGGDLSDNKVPNADIQASATSGFAPFTVTLDASASVDEDGVLVAYDWSFPDGTNDAGEIVSKTFNTPGEYVISLLVVDERGDSDTATITISVADGSSAVYGDATGDGTLSARDASEVLTHVVGLAVLDGTNATLADVSGNGSISSLDAALILQRTVGLINCFPVEPGCD; encoded by the coding sequence GCTACAGCGCAAGCTCAACCGCTACTTCAATAACACTCAGGTCATTGAAGTTATTAACACCTATGAAAGTGGCACACCGATCGCCAAATGGATCGACCTCGATGCCCAGGCACGCGACAATAAGTGGAGAAAAACGCTGCAGCCGGCATTGGCCAGCGAACCTGATTTCCCTGTAATCCTGCTCGCCCAGCAATCTTTGCAGTGGGTCTTTGGGGAGGACCGTCTTGAAGGCATTACCAGCTCTACCGACCAGCGACGCATCGACCAGGGAGCAGATGCCATCGCGCTGTATAATCAGTTTGCCCAGGAAGATGGTGCCGACCTCGTTTTCATGGCCACCCATATCTACAAAAAGGTACAGGAGCCACAAATCGAAAATGAAAAATACGCGCTCGAAGAAGCCCTTGGCCGTAATTTGCCCAACTTCTATGAAGGGCCCGATGTGTGGACGCCTACCTTTGAAAACTTCGCTGTCGCATTTGCACGCGATGAAATTCATCCTGGCCCCATTGGCGATGAAATTATCGCTCACTTCTGGATGAGACGGCTCCTGGAATTTGATGGCAAAACGTTGCCGGGATGGAGCCGGCGCGAAATGGAAGACGCCATCATGAACGGCGGCGGAGATCTCAGCGATAATAAAGTGCCAAACGCCGACATTCAAGCTTCGGCAACCTCCGGCTTTGCCCCGTTCACCGTCACCCTCGACGCATCAGCCTCTGTTGATGAAGACGGCGTACTTGTGGCCTATGACTGGTCGTTTCCCGATGGGACAAACGATGCTGGCGAAATTGTCTCCAAAACCTTCAACACACCCGGGGAATACGTAATTTCGCTACTCGTAGTTGATGAACGCGGCGATTCAGATACAGCAACCATTACTATTTCTGTTGCGGATGGCAGTTCTGCCGTCTACGGCGATGCAACAGGCGACGGTACCCTATCTGCCCGCGACGCCTCCGAGGTGCTCACCCACGTGGTAGGCCTCGCAGTGCTCGACGGCACCAATGCCACCCTTGCCGACGTGTCCGGCAACGGCAGCATCAGCTCCCTCGACGCAGCCCTGATTCTACAGCGCACAGTCGGACTCATCAACTGTTTCCCCGTAGAACCAGGATGTGATTAA